One genomic segment of Podarcis muralis chromosome 18, rPodMur119.hap1.1, whole genome shotgun sequence includes these proteins:
- the RNF126 gene encoding E3 ubiquitin-protein ligase RNF126, producing MAEASPQPGRYFCHCCSAEIAPRLPDYICPRCESGFIEELPEEPRNVENGSNSSASTSEQSRHPFENADQHLFTLPQGYGQFAFGIIDDTFEFPAFGSNAQPEDNRDAENRREREHQSRHRYGTRQPRARFTARRATGRHEGVPTLEGIIQQLVNGIIAPTTIPNLGVGPWGVLHSNPMDYAWGANGLDAIITQLLNQFENTGPPPADKEKIQALPTIHITEEHVGSGLECPVCKEDYEAGESVRQLPCNHLFHDGCIVPWLEQHDTCPVCRKSLTGQNTATNPPGLSAMNFASSSSSSSSSSSSSPSNENAANNS from the exons ATGGCGGAGGCTTCGCCGCAGCCGGGACGCTacttctgccactgctgctcgGCCGAGATCGCCCCGCGCTTGCCG GACTACATCTGCCCGCGGTGCGAATCTGGCTTTATCGAAGAGTTGCCAGAAGAACCTAG GAACGTCGAAAATGGATCCAACTCTTCGGCGTCGACCAGCGAGCAGAGCAGGCACCCGTTTGAG AACGCCGACCAGCACTTATTCACCCTGCCCCAGGGCTACGGGCAGTTCGCCTTTGGCATCATCGACGACACCTTTGAGTTCCCGGCCTTCGGCTCCAACGCTCAGCCCGAGGACAACCGGGACGCGGAGAACCGGCGCGAGAGGGAACACCAGTCCCGGCACAGATACGGCACCAGGCAGCCCCGGGCCCGGTTCACGGCGCGGAGGGCCACCGGCAGGCACGAAGGCGTCCCCACGCTGGAAGG AATCATTCAGCAACTGGTCAACGGCATCATCGCCCCCACCACGATACCAAACCTTGGAGTGGGGCCATG GGGAGTCCTGCATTCGAATCCGATGGACTACGCCTGGGGAGCCAACGGCTTGGACGCCATTATTACCCAG CTACTGAATCAGTTCGAGAACACGGGGCCTCCTCCGGCAGACAAGGAGAAAATCCAAGCGCTCCCCACGATCCACATCACAGAGGAACACGTAG GTTCCGGACTGGAGTGCCCCGTCTGTAAGGAAGATTACGAAGCGGGCGAGAGCGTCCGGCAGTTGCCCTGTAATCACCTGTTCCACGACGGCTGCATAGTTCCATGGCTGGAACAG CACGACACCTGCCCCGTCTGCCGGAAGAGCCTCACCGGCCAGAACACAGCCACCAACCCCCCGGGACTCTCGGCGATGAACTTCGCCtcctcgtcttcctcctcctcctcctcctcctctagctcGCCGAGTAACGAGAACGCGGCGAACAACTCGTGA
- the FGF22 gene encoding fibroblast growth factor 22 has protein sequence MGRQDPPTAHTAWCFLLLVWLANSTLGHGDTALQPHGGYWWPRGGRLARSYPHLQGDARRRRLYSSTHYFLRIGGDGKVDGTRRVECPDNIVEIRSVRAGIVAIRSIHSGFYLAMNRKGKLYGTKAYTPSCNFVERIEENGYNTYASLLWHHEGRPMFLSLNAKGIPRKGPKTRRQHLSAHFLPMLVS, from the exons ATGGGTCGCCAGGACCCACCGACTGCCCACACCGCCTGGTGTTTTTTGCTGCTGGTCTGGCTCGCCAACTCCACCCTGGGGCACGGAGACACGGCTTTGCAGCCGCACGGCGGGTATTGGTGGCCGAGGGGGGGCAGGCTCGCCCGCAGCTACCCCCACCTCCAGGGCGACGCAAGGAGGAGGCGGCTCTACTCATCCACTCACTACTTCCTGCGCATCGGCGGGGACGGCAAAGTCGACGGCACGCGTCGGGTCGAGTGTCCAGACA ATATCGTGGAGATCCGATCTGTGCGTGCGGGGATTGTGGCCATCCGGTCAATCCACAGCGGGTTCTACTTAGCGATGAACAGAAAGGGGAAACTCTACGGCACG AAAGCGTACACCCCCAGCTGCAACTTTGTGGAGAGGATCGAGGAGAACGGCTACAACACTTACGCTTCCTTGCTTTGGCACCATGAGGGGCGCCCCATGTTCCTCTCCCTCAATGCCAAGGGCATCCCGCGAAAGGGGCCGAAGACCCGGAGACAGCACCTTTCTGCACACTTTCTGCCGATGCTGGTCTCCTAA